In the genome of Streptosporangiales bacterium, one region contains:
- a CDS encoding DUF2277 family protein — translation MCRNITTLRGLEPVATAEEIEAAARQYVRKVSGVQSVSDATREPFEAAVAEITVITTRLLGELPARRQPPPTVPPLRRPEVRARMAARGA, via the coding sequence ATGTGCAGAAACATCACCACCCTCCGCGGCCTCGAGCCGGTGGCGACGGCTGAGGAGATCGAGGCCGCCGCACGACAGTACGTGCGCAAGGTCAGCGGCGTGCAGAGCGTCTCCGACGCGACCCGTGAGCCGTTCGAGGCCGCGGTCGCCGAGATCACCGTGATCACCACCCGGCTGCTCGGCGAGCTGCCGGCCCGTCGCCAGCCGCCGCCCACGGTGCCGCCGCTGCGCCGCCCCGAGGTCCGTGCGCGCATGGCCGCCCGCGGCGCCTGA
- a CDS encoding glyoxalase produces MTTTPQQQKPPASLFLYLAYRDATAALGWLGTAFGFEITMSAPDDKGGVAHAELRVGDASIIVFSDDDGCERPPRRGFTIGFGAYLCLAEQTDVDQIHARAVAAGAVSVWQPESTEWGNYRCRVVDPEGYEWTFGTHRPGEPTGDWSDDDA; encoded by the coding sequence ATGACGACGACACCGCAGCAGCAGAAGCCACCCGCCAGCCTGTTCCTCTATCTCGCCTACCGCGACGCCACTGCCGCCCTCGGGTGGCTCGGTACCGCATTCGGGTTCGAGATAACCATGTCCGCCCCCGATGACAAGGGCGGAGTCGCGCACGCCGAGCTGCGTGTCGGCGACGCCTCGATCATCGTGTTCAGCGACGACGACGGCTGCGAACGCCCGCCGCGTAGAGGCTTCACGATCGGGTTCGGTGCATATCTCTGTCTTGCCGAGCAGACCGACGTCGACCAGATCCACGCCCGCGCGGTCGCCGCCGGAGCCGTGTCGGTCTGGCAGCCTGAGAGCACCGAGTGGGGCAACTACCGGTGCCGGGTCGTCGATCCCGAGGGCTACGAGTGGACGTTCGGCACCCACCGCCCCGGCGAGCCAACCGGCGACTGGAGCGACGACGACGCCTGA